A window of Cryptomeria japonica chromosome 3, Sugi_1.0, whole genome shotgun sequence contains these coding sequences:
- the LOC131045660 gene encoding cationic peroxidase 1-like, producing the protein MASLTMLTRSFACTTFLLCVTVYGQLSSTFYANSCPQALSIVNNIVQQAVNEDKRMGASLLRLHFHDCFVNGCDASVLLDDNPNFESEKGARPNQNSLRGFDVIDNIKTQLENVCREVVSCADILAIAARDSVLQLGGPSWEVMLGRRDSRVPNKTAANEDIPSPFLEFSGLQIAFQKQGLSVKDLIALSGAHTIGQAQCFTFRNRIYQESNIDPVFAQSLQATCPRDDGVGSSNLSPFDIVNSNVFDNNYFKDLVASKGLLHSDQALLNGRDATFTQDQVALYSNDQTGFFTDFQVSMVNMGNIKPLTGTDGEIRKDYRKPN; encoded by the exons ATGGCTTCTCTTACAATGCTgacaagaagctttgcatgcacTACTTTTCTCTTGTGTGTCACGGTTTATGGGCAGCTCTCTTCAACCTTTTACGCCAACTCATGCCCGCAAGCACTATCAATCGTGAATAACATAGTACAGCAAGCCGTAAACGAAGACAAACGAATGGGTGCGTCGTTACTGCGCCTTCACTTCCACGACTGTTTCGTCAAT GGCTGCGATGCCTCTGTACTACTGGATGACAATccaaattttgaaagtgaaaaggGCGCTagaccaaatcaaaattcattaagAGGCTTTGATGTGATAGATAATATCAAGACCCAGCTTGAGAATGTTTGCAGAGAAGTGGTTTCCTGTGCAGACATTTTAGCTATAGCTGCTCGTGATTCAGTTCTCCAG CTGGGAGGTCCATCGTGGGAAGTAATGCTGGGAAGGAGGGATTCGAGGGTCCCAAACAAAACAGCTGCGAACGAAGACATCCCAAGTCCATTCTTGGAGTTTTCCGGGCTCCAAATTGCGTTTCAAAAACAAGGACTGTCTGTCAAGGACCTCATTGCCCTTTCAG GTGCTCATACAATCGGTCAAGCACAATGCTTCACATTTAGAAATCGCATCTACCAGGAATCGAACATCGACCCTGTTTTTGCCCAATCTCTTCAGGCAACGTGCCCTCGAGACGATGGCGTTGGCAGTAGCAACCTTTCTCCTTTCGACATTGTTAACTCAAATGTATTTGACAATAACTACTTCAAAGATCTAGTGGCATCGAAGGGCCTTCTACACTCAGATCAGGCACTACTTAACGGTAGGGATGCTACGTTTACTCAAGATCAGGTTGCTCTCTACAGCAATGATCAAACTGGCTTTTTTACTGATTTTCAAGTTTCTATGGTGAACATGGGAAACATAAAGCCTCTTACTGGGACGGACGGAGAGATTCGGAAAGATTACAGGAAACCAAACTAA